A section of the Dehalobacter sp. DCM genome encodes:
- a CDS encoding DUF2325 domain-containing protein yields the protein MKIAIIGGFNIGAFSRESELMANNQIRCHDGYPKKRNKKVLNNLIRDSDYVIIVQDACSHLSMWEAKESVKKYKKNVCYSRSHGLATITKTIEKELAKQFA from the coding sequence ATGAAGATTGCAATAATTGGCGGTTTTAACATAGGAGCCTTCAGTAGAGAGAGTGAGCTGATGGCTAATAATCAGATACGATGTCATGACGGTTATCCCAAAAAACGAAATAAGAAAGTCCTGAATAATTTAATCAGAGATTCTGATTATGTCATCATTGTTCAAGATGCATGTTCGCATTTGAGTATGTGGGAAGCAAAAGAATCCGTTAAAAAGTACAAAAAAAATGTATGCTATTCCAGGAGCCATGGTTTGGCAACCATCACTAAGACAATCGAAAAAGAGTTGGCAAAACAATTTGCTTGA
- a CDS encoding FmdE family protein: MRTFKEDLEAASAYHGHLCAGMFIGVRMARFGSKLLGIEDPLTFKDLIVYVEIDRCASDAICVVTGCTLGRKRLKLVNYGKMAATFLNLQTNEAVRLSSAANIQMPDDADPYQFWEGFDDRDLFKVEKVTVDILPRDLPGKPLRSIQCSQCGEKVMDARDVEKDGMTLCLSCAEEAYYRKL, translated from the coding sequence ATGCGTACATTTAAAGAAGATTTAGAGGCTGCTTCAGCTTATCACGGACATTTATGTGCAGGAATGTTCATCGGCGTCCGGATGGCCCGCTTTGGATCAAAACTATTGGGTATTGAAGATCCGCTAACATTTAAGGATTTGATCGTCTACGTGGAAATCGATCGATGTGCTTCCGATGCGATCTGTGTCGTAACAGGCTGTACATTAGGGCGTAAACGGCTGAAACTCGTTAACTATGGAAAAATGGCTGCGACTTTTCTAAATCTCCAAACGAACGAAGCGGTCCGTTTGAGTTCTGCAGCAAATATTCAAATGCCGGATGATGCTGATCCCTATCAGTTTTGGGAGGGGTTTGATGACCGAGATCTTTTCAAAGTAGAGAAAGTGACCGTGGATATCCTGCCGCGGGATTTACCCGGGAAGCCGCTGCGGTCTATCCAATGCAGCCAATGCGGAGAAAAAGTGATGGATGCCAGGGATGTAGAGAAAGATGGCATGACATTATGTCTGTCTTGTGCCGAAGAGG
- a CDS encoding Rossmann-like domain-containing protein — MLVGPSVPISRTLFNYGVDQIAGLVASDPAQILEAVKLSHFYSLSFHTYFFVIPPATPIKLFVFLL, encoded by the coding sequence ATTCTTGTTGGTCCGAGTGTGCCAATATCACGCACACTGTTTAACTATGGTGTTGATCAGATTGCCGGTCTGGTGGCATCGGATCCAGCTCAAATATTGGAAGCTGTAAAGTTGTCACATTTTTATAGCCTCTCATTTCATACATATTTCTTTGTCATACCACCCGCTACGCCCATTAAATTGTTTGTATTTCTGTTATGA